The proteins below come from a single Asanoa ferruginea genomic window:
- a CDS encoding LuxR family transcriptional regulator, with the protein MSDDQPRYVLPSAGDATAVLRRLSRSGWVTREGFALTEQAWDLTGNRLLLFGRVPDRETVRLVVLAAARGAGVVAITDSGGDIGRALLADLTRLGPVHRDAGGAEPAPDGGSPGELIPEQRALLDRLANGETIAAAAAAEFLSLRTANRRIAQARATLGVRTTREAVLAYLSQRHG; encoded by the coding sequence GTGAGCGACGACCAGCCCCGCTATGTGCTGCCCAGCGCCGGCGACGCGACCGCGGTGCTGCGCCGGTTGTCGCGCTCCGGCTGGGTCACCCGCGAAGGCTTCGCGCTGACCGAGCAGGCGTGGGACCTGACCGGCAACCGGTTGCTGCTGTTCGGCCGGGTACCCGACCGGGAAACCGTCCGGCTCGTCGTCCTGGCCGCGGCCCGTGGCGCCGGCGTCGTGGCGATCACCGACAGCGGCGGCGACATCGGCCGGGCCCTGCTCGCCGACCTGACCCGGTTGGGTCCGGTGCACCGCGACGCGGGCGGCGCGGAGCCCGCCCCGGACGGCGGCAGCCCCGGCGAGCTGATCCCCGAGCAGCGGGCGCTGCTCGACCGTCTCGCCAACGGCGAGACCATCGCCGCGGCCGCGGCGGCCGAGTTCCTGTCGCTGCGCACGGCCAACCGCCGCATCGCGCAGGCCCGCGCCACGCTGGGTGTGCGCACCACCCGCGAGGCCGTCCTGGCCTACCTGAGCCAACGCCACGGCTGA
- a CDS encoding DUF6817 domain-containing protein: MGNEGDVRAWLRERGAQAIPHPGGTLYAHLSRVCERLGALGVDADVRVAGLAHAAYGTDGFDVVLLDAADRAPLRELVGARAEELIYLYGGCDRGRTWKRLAQTREVWSRFTGECAAPDEATVRGFIDLSIVNELDVVEQDPTIGDRFGDYFRAVFHSWEGIASTSVSEEARRVLATA; this comes from the coding sequence ATGGGGAACGAGGGAGACGTGCGGGCGTGGCTGCGGGAGCGCGGCGCGCAGGCGATTCCGCATCCCGGCGGCACGTTGTACGCGCATCTGTCGCGGGTGTGCGAGCGGCTCGGCGCGCTCGGTGTCGACGCGGACGTGCGGGTGGCCGGTCTCGCGCACGCCGCCTACGGGACCGACGGGTTCGACGTGGTCCTGCTGGATGCCGCCGACCGTGCGCCGCTGCGGGAGTTGGTCGGTGCTCGCGCCGAGGAGCTCATCTACCTCTACGGGGGCTGTGATCGGGGCCGCACGTGGAAGCGGCTGGCGCAGACCCGGGAGGTGTGGAGCCGGTTCACGGGTGAGTGCGCCGCGCCCGATGAGGCGACGGTGCGAGGGTTCATCGACCTGAGCATCGTCAACGAGCTTGACGTCGTCGAGCAGGATCCGACGATCGGGGATCGCTTCGGCGACTACTTCCGGGCCGTGTTCCACTCGTGGGAGGGGATCGCGTCCACATCGGTCAGTGAGGAAGCACGTCGGGTGCTGGCGACCGCGTGA
- a CDS encoding pyridoxamine 5'-phosphate oxidase family protein, with product MASWSVFAAEAPELAARVRAAFDANKHKTLATLRRDGAPRISGIEAIFAGDDVWLGSMWQARKAQDLLRDPRFALHSATVDPGDDPASWPGESKVSGRVEVVTDPDRFQSVVGEGDPAGMHLFRCDLREVVHTGLNEQVDKMVIQLWRPGEAVRLFER from the coding sequence ATGGCGTCCTGGTCGGTTTTCGCGGCGGAGGCCCCGGAGCTGGCGGCGCGGGTGCGGGCGGCGTTCGACGCCAACAAGCACAAGACGCTGGCCACCCTCCGCCGCGACGGCGCACCCAGGATCAGCGGCATCGAGGCCATCTTCGCCGGCGACGACGTGTGGCTGGGCAGCATGTGGCAGGCGCGCAAGGCGCAGGACCTGCTGCGCGACCCGCGCTTCGCGCTGCACTCGGCCACCGTCGACCCGGGCGACGACCCGGCGTCGTGGCCGGGTGAGTCGAAGGTCTCCGGCCGCGTCGAGGTGGTCACCGACCCCGACCGTTTCCAGTCGGTGGTCGGCGAGGGCGACCCGGCCGGCATGCACCTGTTCCGCTGCGACCTGCGCGAGGTCGTCCACACGGGCCTCAACGAGCAGGTCGACAAGATGGTCATCCAGCTGTGGCGCCCGGGCGAAGCGGTGCGGCTCTTCGAACGCTGA
- a CDS encoding patatin-like phospholipase family protein: protein MGGRALVCGGGGVTGIAWEFGMLAGLAEAGIDLVSADVLIGTSAGSFVGTGIAAGVPVEDLYASQLLPPEADTTAKLGWNSIAQWVWASARSRDPVRAAARVGAMALRAPTMPEARRREVIAARLPASEWPERDLRIVAVDAGSGETAVFTRESGVGIIDAVGASCAVPGVWPPVTIDGRRYVDGGVRSTTNVDLAVGCDRVVLLAPIARAIGRHHRLDRQLASLRRAGAQVVMVTPDPAARRAIGRNVLDLAARAPSARAGRAQAAAEAARVAAVWS, encoded by the coding sequence ATGGGCGGTAGGGCGCTGGTCTGTGGCGGTGGCGGCGTCACCGGGATCGCGTGGGAGTTCGGGATGCTGGCTGGCCTCGCCGAAGCCGGCATCGACCTGGTCAGCGCCGATGTGCTGATCGGCACGTCGGCAGGTTCGTTCGTGGGCACGGGCATCGCGGCCGGCGTACCCGTGGAAGATCTTTATGCCAGTCAGCTCCTGCCGCCGGAGGCGGACACGACCGCCAAGCTCGGCTGGAACTCGATCGCGCAGTGGGTGTGGGCGTCGGCGCGCTCGCGCGATCCGGTGCGGGCCGCCGCGCGCGTCGGTGCGATGGCGTTGCGGGCCCCGACGATGCCGGAGGCGCGCCGGCGTGAGGTGATCGCGGCGCGGTTGCCGGCCAGCGAGTGGCCGGAGCGTGACCTGCGGATCGTGGCGGTCGACGCGGGCAGTGGCGAGACGGCGGTGTTCACCCGCGAGTCGGGGGTCGGCATCATCGACGCGGTCGGTGCGAGCTGCGCGGTGCCGGGTGTGTGGCCGCCGGTGACGATCGACGGGCGGCGTTACGTCGACGGTGGTGTCCGCTCGACGACCAACGTGGACCTGGCCGTCGGCTGTGACCGGGTGGTGCTGCTGGCGCCGATCGCCCGGGCGATCGGTCGGCACCATCGGCTCGACCGGCAGCTCGCGTCGCTGCGCCGGGCCGGCGCGCAGGTGGTGATGGTCACGCCCGACCCGGCGGCGCGGCGGGCGATCGGCCGAAACGTGCTGGACCTGGCGGCGCGGGCACCGTCGGCGCGGGCCGGGCGGGCGCAGGCCGCGGCCGAGGCGGCCCGGGTCGCGGCGGTCTGGTCATGA
- a CDS encoding GNAT family N-acetyltransferase, whose translation MFRVAGPDDFAPIMALYRQLHPSDPPVGGSSVFQTILASPALHLFVLDMSGAVVATTYLNVIPNLTRSASPYAVIENVVVDAAHRGTGLGRQIMAGTLRAAWDAGCYKVMLMTGSRDPATHGFYRACGFSADAKTGYVARPS comes from the coding sequence ATGTTCCGTGTGGCCGGCCCCGACGACTTCGCACCGATCATGGCCCTCTACCGGCAGTTGCACCCTTCGGATCCACCGGTCGGCGGCTCGTCGGTGTTCCAGACGATCCTGGCGTCGCCAGCGCTGCACCTGTTCGTCCTCGACATGTCCGGCGCGGTCGTCGCGACGACCTACCTGAACGTGATCCCGAACCTCACCCGTTCCGCGTCGCCCTACGCCGTGATCGAGAACGTCGTCGTCGACGCCGCCCACCGTGGCACCGGCCTGGGCCGCCAGATCATGGCCGGGACGTTGCGGGCCGCCTGGGACGCCGGCTGCTACAAGGTGATGCTGATGACCGGGTCGCGGGATCCGGCGACACACGGGTTCTACCGCGCGTGCGGGTTCTCGGCCGACGCTAAAACGGGTTATGTGGCGCGACCATCCTGA
- a CDS encoding lysophospholipid acyltransferase family protein, with protein sequence MRAEPTPTAPATTWRPPRFWLFLQWLARFLMPILARVRVSGDVPEGLRHGPLILAANHISPFDPIVLTAATRVRRIAPRIMATGGLFRAPVVGRVMRAAGHIRVDRRTATVGDALQVAADAVKEGSVVMVYPEGRIGLDPTMWPERGKTGAARLAFASGAPVVPVAQWGSHEVVPYVTSFKGIVRGAARSMIHRPIIKVRFGAPIDLSDLVPGVPGSAQRATERIIEGLTTTLAAIRPDELEGPRFIDATRPVDVSRRYRRRP encoded by the coding sequence ATGAGGGCCGAGCCGACGCCGACCGCGCCCGCCACGACGTGGCGGCCGCCGCGGTTCTGGCTGTTCCTGCAATGGCTGGCCCGCTTCCTGATGCCGATCCTGGCCCGGGTCCGGGTCAGCGGCGACGTGCCCGAGGGACTGCGCCACGGCCCGCTGATCCTGGCCGCCAACCACATCAGCCCCTTCGACCCAATCGTGCTCACCGCCGCGACCCGCGTCCGGCGGATCGCCCCGCGCATCATGGCGACCGGCGGCCTGTTCCGGGCGCCGGTGGTCGGCCGGGTGATGCGCGCCGCCGGCCACATCCGCGTCGACCGCCGCACCGCGACGGTCGGCGACGCCCTCCAGGTCGCCGCCGACGCGGTCAAGGAGGGCTCGGTGGTGATGGTCTACCCGGAGGGCCGCATCGGCCTGGACCCGACGATGTGGCCCGAGCGGGGCAAGACCGGCGCGGCCCGGCTGGCGTTCGCCAGCGGCGCCCCGGTCGTCCCGGTCGCGCAGTGGGGCTCACACGAGGTGGTGCCCTACGTGACGTCGTTCAAGGGCATCGTCCGCGGCGCGGCCCGCTCGATGATCCACCGCCCGATCATCAAGGTCCGCTTCGGCGCACCGATCGACCTGTCCGACCTGGTCCCGGGCGTGCCCGGTTCGGCGCAGCGCGCGACGGAACGCATCATCGAGGGCCTGACCACCACCCTGGCGGCGATCCGTCCAGACGAACTCGAAGGCCCCCGCTTCATCGACGCAACCCGACCCGTAGACGTCTCACGGCGCTACCGCCGCCGTCCCTGA
- a CDS encoding ester cyclase: MSEQNTAVYSRFHNAVNSRDFDLNAKTIDEVVDPDVIFHAPVPMGVGGQEAMKRVWTVLLRAFPDVHVSTEDVIVEGDKVVYRQTVTGTHQGEYRGIPATGRHVEYDEIFIVRFADGRIVEIWGVVDVLAQLRQLGVFAG; encoded by the coding sequence ATGAGTGAACAGAACACAGCGGTGTATAGCCGCTTCCACAACGCCGTCAACAGCCGCGACTTCGACCTGAACGCGAAGACGATCGACGAGGTCGTCGACCCCGACGTGATCTTCCACGCGCCGGTGCCCATGGGCGTGGGCGGCCAGGAGGCGATGAAGCGGGTGTGGACGGTGCTGCTGCGCGCCTTCCCGGACGTGCACGTCAGCACGGAGGACGTCATCGTCGAGGGCGACAAGGTCGTGTATCGGCAGACGGTCACCGGCACCCACCAGGGCGAGTATCGCGGCATCCCGGCGACCGGCCGACACGTCGAATACGACGAGATCTTCATCGTGCGCTTCGCTGACGGCCGGATCGTCGAGATCTGGGGCGTCGTCGACGTGCTGGCCCAACTGCGCCAACTCGGCGTTTTCGCCGGGTGA
- a CDS encoding YciI family protein: MQYALMIYAERGYGEALSDAERVALIAEYETIEDDPRCVQAAQLESVENATSVRVVGGKMLMTDGPFADTKEVLGGICLIEADNLDEALEMAARVPAARMGGVVEVRPVVRR; encoded by the coding sequence ATGCAGTACGCCCTGATGATCTACGCGGAGCGCGGCTATGGCGAGGCCCTGTCCGACGCCGAACGCGTGGCGTTGATCGCCGAGTACGAGACGATCGAGGACGACCCCCGCTGCGTCCAGGCGGCACAGCTCGAGTCCGTGGAGAACGCGACGAGCGTCCGGGTGGTCGGCGGGAAGATGCTGATGACCGACGGCCCGTTCGCCGACACCAAGGAGGTGCTGGGCGGCATCTGCCTGATCGAGGCGGACAACCTCGACGAGGCGCTCGAGATGGCCGCTCGGGTCCCCGCCGCCCGCATGGGTGGTGTGGTCGAGGTCCGCCCGGTGGTGCGGCGCTGA
- a CDS encoding LuxR C-terminal-related transcriptional regulator, with translation MPHAPGTGVADRAAGEPAGTAPDDAVAGARALLASPGLVVLTGAPGAGRSTALRDLAAAFRGPVFAGGGLAMLQDVPALALSRAVRVRLPAHDVALLAEAVRSRVRSGLLVVDDLQWADPATIAAVAALGAHTRAVVALRTPHRLPAEAVSALRAASSGWLALPPLSVEAATELARRVAPALGEAAVADVVHRAGGIPLAVTALARHAGSGRPAAGSRGPDATDAFPALVAVDVPEVDQVAYAVAEALADLTRPARTAMAALGLLGRPASPALLGAGVEELRAAGLVVPVPSAGGLALDVMGASGAGNLGPAASNPPPSGFAAGGSARNGASVPAAGEFVTGPEGGAAVRQGALVPPAGEFVAGPAGGAAAQEGALVPAAGEFAVGREGGVAAQEGALVARAGELAAGPKGDAAAQEGALVPPAGELAAGPEGDAAAPDGRQVVTAGGLEPARDVSEPGDTPAGGSARSWSPAQLERSGDGSPQGADGGRVVAAATPGGAPAVNAADGGRDISAQARVVAQSGEVITQAGDAADGAQVSGGVSAAAFGPEDNAPLNGPPGADLVAPASPYLAEVAAGMLDADARAALHRRLAELTPDREAARHLAAAGDHAAAAARAVTAAARASTAGERAELLLLACDLPGARPTEATRVGAAAAALEAGRPRAAVRALAAAGPLGVDAAVLRAEALLQLGDLAGARAAAAPVPDDAPESVRAGRDRVLLLARLATDPAGALDAAARLGDPPAHAGLRAAVAAVRAAGRVPGWEYGLASAAEAAAVAGDPLATRWSAWLLVETLAADGRLTEAAATAERAAVACAADLAYSWQARFLAAALWCVALRGDPAGTPVDDVVRRAADLTDRTVPALARAYAVAAASLVEADGGLLAPARARLAAAAPAPAAAALLDWVGREAAWLDGQPDLAAQPDAGAGAPPLVDGLRRITARWAAYDGAVGDRDPAELDATDVASAGLPAVRETLAAWSGTGGFDRAAAAWHDLVVREEVRCLLAAGVHENDPERAVSALLAAERLAEAAGLVVLLGRARRALRRHSVRRETRGPRSGSELTERERDVLRLVARGEPSRRIAGQLGISAETVETHIRAGMRKLGARTRTAAAAMALEQLR, from the coding sequence GTGCCGCACGCACCGGGCACCGGTGTCGCCGACCGTGCCGCCGGCGAACCGGCCGGCACGGCGCCCGACGACGCCGTCGCGGGGGCCCGCGCGCTGCTGGCCAGCCCCGGCCTGGTCGTGCTCACCGGCGCCCCCGGAGCCGGCCGCAGCACCGCGCTGCGGGACCTGGCGGCAGCGTTCCGCGGCCCGGTCTTCGCGGGCGGCGGCCTGGCGATGCTCCAGGACGTCCCGGCGCTGGCCCTGTCCCGGGCGGTACGGGTCCGCCTGCCGGCCCACGACGTCGCGCTGCTGGCCGAGGCGGTCCGCTCGCGGGTCCGGTCCGGGCTGCTCGTGGTCGACGATCTCCAGTGGGCCGATCCGGCGACGATCGCTGCCGTGGCGGCGTTGGGCGCGCATACCCGGGCCGTGGTCGCGCTGCGCACCCCGCACCGGTTGCCGGCCGAGGCGGTGTCCGCCCTGCGTGCGGCTTCCTCGGGGTGGTTGGCACTGCCGCCGCTGTCGGTCGAGGCGGCCACCGAGCTGGCGCGCCGGGTCGCGCCCGCGCTCGGCGAGGCGGCGGTCGCGGATGTGGTCCATCGGGCCGGGGGAATTCCGCTGGCGGTGACCGCGCTGGCGCGGCACGCCGGGTCCGGTCGGCCGGCCGCCGGGTCTCGGGGGCCGGACGCCACGGACGCGTTTCCGGCTCTGGTCGCCGTCGATGTGCCCGAGGTTGATCAGGTCGCTTACGCGGTCGCGGAGGCGCTGGCCGACCTGACCCGCCCGGCCCGCACGGCGATGGCGGCCCTCGGGCTGCTCGGCCGCCCCGCCAGCCCGGCCCTGCTCGGCGCCGGTGTCGAGGAGCTGCGCGCAGCCGGTCTGGTCGTGCCGGTCCCGTCGGCTGGTGGGCTTGCCCTGGACGTGATGGGCGCTAGCGGTGCCGGGAATCTCGGTCCCGCAGCTTCGAACCCACCGCCCAGTGGGTTCGCGGCCGGTGGCAGTGCCCGGAATGGCGCTTCGGTTCCGGCGGCCGGCGAGTTCGTGACTGGGCCGGAGGGCGGTGCAGCCGTCCGGCAGGGCGCTTTGGTTCCGCCGGCCGGCGAGTTCGTGGCCGGGCCGGCGGGGGGCGCAGCTGCTCAGGAAGGCGCTTTGGTTCCAGCGGCCGGCGAGTTCGCGGTCGGACGGGAAGGCGGCGTAGCCGCCCAGGAAGGCGCTTTGGTGGCGCGGGCCGGCGAGCTCGCGGCCGGGCCAAAGGGCGACGCAGCTGCTCAGGAAGGCGCTTTGGTTCCGCCGGCCGGCGAGCTCGCGGCCGGGCCGGAGGGCGACGCAGCCGCTCCGGATGGCCGCCAGGTTGTCACGGCTGGCGGGCTCGAACCGGCCAGGGACGTGTCGGAGCCCGGGGACACTCCCGCTGGTGGCAGCGCACGTAGTTGGTCGCCGGCCCAGCTCGAACGAAGTGGGGACGGTTCCCCGCAGGGCGCGGACGGCGGCCGCGTGGTCGCGGCGGCGACGCCCGGCGGGGCGCCGGCCGTCAACGCCGCCGACGGCGGCCGAGACATCTCGGCGCAGGCTCGAGTCGTTGCCCAGAGCGGCGAGGTCATCACCCAAGCAGGCGATGCGGCCGATGGCGCTCAGGTCAGCGGCGGCGTGTCGGCGGCAGCGTTCGGACCCGAGGACAACGCGCCCCTCAACGGACCGCCTGGGGCCGACCTGGTCGCGCCCGCGTCCCCCTACCTCGCCGAGGTCGCGGCCGGCATGCTCGACGCCGATGCCCGGGCCGCACTGCATCGGCGGCTCGCCGAGCTGACCCCCGACCGCGAAGCCGCCCGGCATCTCGCCGCGGCCGGCGACCATGCGGCCGCGGCGGCGCGGGCCGTCACCGCGGCAGCACGAGCCAGCACCGCCGGGGAGCGTGCCGAGCTGCTCCTGCTCGCCTGTGACCTGCCCGGCGCCCGGCCGACCGAAGCGACCCGAGTTGGCGCCGCGGCGGCTGCCCTCGAAGCCGGGCGGCCCCGTGCCGCGGTGCGAGCGCTGGCCGCCGCCGGACCGCTCGGTGTCGACGCCGCCGTGCTGCGCGCCGAGGCGTTGCTCCAGCTCGGTGACCTCGCGGGGGCGCGGGCGGCGGCGGCGCCCGTACCCGATGACGCTCCTGAATCGGTCCGTGCGGGCCGCGACCGGGTGCTGCTGCTTGCCCGCCTGGCCACCGATCCGGCCGGTGCGCTGGACGCCGCGGCACGGCTCGGTGACCCGCCGGCCCACGCTGGGCTGCGCGCCGCGGTCGCCGCGGTCCGGGCGGCCGGGCGGGTACCCGGCTGGGAGTACGGGCTCGCATCCGCCGCGGAGGCCGCCGCCGTGGCCGGCGATCCGCTCGCGACCCGGTGGAGTGCATGGCTCCTCGTGGAGACGCTCGCGGCCGACGGGCGGTTGACCGAGGCGGCCGCCACCGCGGAACGGGCGGCGGTGGCGTGCGCGGCCGACCTCGCCTACAGCTGGCAGGCCCGGTTCCTGGCCGCCGCCCTGTGGTGCGTGGCGTTGCGCGGCGATCCGGCCGGTACGCCCGTCGACGACGTGGTGCGCCGGGCCGCCGACCTCACCGACCGGACGGTGCCGGCGCTGGCCAGGGCGTACGCGGTCGCCGCCGCCAGCCTGGTCGAGGCCGACGGTGGCCTGCTCGCTCCGGCCCGCGCCCGGCTGGCCGCCGCCGCGCCCGCTCCGGCCGCCGCGGCGTTGCTCGACTGGGTGGGCCGGGAGGCGGCGTGGCTCGACGGGCAGCCCGACCTGGCCGCGCAACCCGACGCCGGCGCCGGGGCACCGCCGTTGGTCGACGGGCTGCGCCGGATCACCGCGCGCTGGGCGGCCTACGACGGTGCGGTCGGCGATCGTGATCCGGCGGAACTCGACGCGACGGACGTGGCGTCCGCCGGGCTGCCCGCGGTCCGCGAGACCCTCGCCGCGTGGTCGGGTACGGGAGGCTTCGACCGGGCCGCCGCAGCGTGGCACGACCTGGTCGTCCGCGAGGAGGTGCGCTGCCTGCTGGCCGCGGGCGTGCACGAGAACGATCCGGAGCGTGCGGTGTCCGCGCTGCTGGCCGCCGAACGTCTGGCCGAGGCGGCTGGCCTGGTGGTGCTGCTCGGCCGGGCGCGGCGGGCATTGCGCCGCCACTCGGTGCGGCGGGAGACGCGCGGGCCCCGATCCGGGTCGGAGCTGACCGAGCGGGAGCGCGACGTGCTGCGCCTGGTCGCCCGCGGCGAACCGAGCCGGCGGATCGCGGGACAGCTCGGCATCTCGGCCGAGACGGTGGAAACCCACATCCGGGCGGGGATGCGCAAGCTCGGCGCCCGCACCCGCACCGCGGCCGCCGCGATGGCGCTGGAGCAGCTGCGATGA
- a CDS encoding hemerythrin domain-containing protein: MSKLDMTAMYAAHAALRRDLELIARATARADDDPRRVLRNAAGWALFKKALHLHHTAEDEALWPQMRTTAANRPDDLALLDAMEAEHDAIDPLLDAIDAALVDPEAGPERLGGLTDALAAGLSGHLKHEETEALPLMQEIVTEQQWLHFGQVNGRLVGADAAQILPWLLDGADEQVVAKMLAPLPEPARLAYKSQWEPAYAAMDRWSAGSAE; encoded by the coding sequence ATGAGCAAGCTCGACATGACCGCCATGTATGCCGCACACGCCGCGCTGCGCCGCGACCTGGAACTGATCGCCCGCGCCACGGCCCGGGCCGACGACGACCCGCGGCGGGTCCTGCGCAACGCCGCCGGCTGGGCGTTGTTCAAGAAGGCCCTGCACCTGCACCACACCGCCGAGGACGAGGCGCTGTGGCCGCAGATGCGCACGACCGCCGCCAACCGCCCCGACGACCTGGCGCTGCTGGACGCGATGGAGGCCGAGCACGACGCCATCGACCCGCTCCTGGACGCGATCGACGCCGCGCTGGTCGACCCGGAGGCCGGGCCGGAGCGGCTCGGCGGGCTCACCGACGCCCTCGCCGCAGGGCTGAGCGGGCATCTGAAACACGAGGAGACCGAGGCGCTGCCGTTGATGCAGGAGATCGTCACCGAGCAGCAGTGGCTGCACTTCGGCCAGGTCAACGGAAGGCTGGTCGGCGCGGACGCCGCTCAGATCCTGCCCTGGCTGCTGGACGGCGCGGACGAGCAGGTCGTCGCGAAGATGCTCGCCCCACTGCCCGAGCCGGCACGGCTGGCATACAAGAGCCAGTGGGAACCCGCCTACGCAGCCATGGATCGATGGAGTGCCGGCAGCGCGGAATGA
- a CDS encoding RNA polymerase sigma factor, which yields MLEQVFRDEWGRVLASLVGYLGDFDRAEDAAQEAFAIAAQRWPASGMPDNPGAWLVTTGRNRAIDRIRRDRTLAEKIRLLPVPEATTTEEVDDTVFKDERLELIFTCCHPALPLEGQVALTLRALGGLETAEIARAFLVSEETMKRRLTRAKTKIKTTGIPFAVPGAHLLPERLDAVLAVLYLIYNEGYRGRVDLGAEAISLGRVLAALMPDEPEAHGLLALMMIHHARRRARFAGDDLVLLEDQDRTLWDTEQIEAGRAVLDRAITLGGRGPYVVQAMIASLQTRERIDWPRVADMYGRLVALTGSPVVELNRAVAVAQAGDPAAALRAVDALDLDGYLYFHSTRGEFLRRLDRPGEARAAYRRALELAASTPERRFLTRRLEDL from the coding sequence GTGCTGGAGCAGGTCTTCCGAGACGAGTGGGGCCGGGTGCTGGCCTCCCTGGTCGGGTATCTGGGCGACTTCGACCGGGCCGAGGACGCCGCGCAGGAGGCATTCGCGATCGCGGCACAGCGGTGGCCCGCGTCGGGGATGCCGGACAATCCGGGTGCGTGGTTGGTGACGACGGGCCGCAACCGGGCGATCGACCGGATCCGCCGGGACCGCACCCTGGCCGAGAAGATCCGGCTGCTGCCGGTGCCCGAGGCCACCACCACGGAGGAGGTCGACGACACCGTGTTCAAGGACGAGCGGCTGGAGCTGATCTTCACCTGCTGCCACCCGGCCCTGCCGCTGGAGGGCCAGGTGGCACTGACGCTGCGGGCCCTGGGTGGGTTGGAGACCGCCGAGATCGCGCGAGCGTTCCTGGTCTCCGAGGAGACGATGAAAAGGCGCCTGACCCGCGCCAAGACGAAGATCAAGACGACCGGGATCCCGTTCGCGGTGCCGGGCGCGCACCTGCTGCCGGAGCGCCTCGACGCGGTGCTCGCCGTGCTCTACCTGATCTACAACGAGGGCTATCGGGGCCGGGTCGACCTCGGCGCTGAGGCGATCAGCCTGGGCCGGGTGCTGGCCGCGCTGATGCCCGACGAGCCCGAGGCGCACGGGCTGCTGGCGCTGATGATGATCCACCACGCCCGTCGGCGGGCCCGCTTCGCCGGCGACGACCTGGTGCTGCTGGAGGACCAGGACCGCACGCTGTGGGACACCGAGCAGATCGAGGCGGGCCGGGCGGTGCTGGACCGGGCGATCACCCTCGGCGGCCGCGGCCCCTACGTGGTGCAGGCCATGATCGCGTCGCTGCAGACCCGGGAGCGGATCGACTGGCCGCGGGTCGCTGACATGTATGGGCGGCTGGTCGCGCTCACCGGCTCCCCCGTGGTCGAGCTCAACCGGGCGGTCGCGGTCGCGCAGGCCGGCGACCCGGCCGCGGCGCTGCGCGCCGTCGACGCTCTCGACCTGGACGGCTATCTCTACTTCCACTCGACCCGCGGGGAGTTTCTGCGCCGGCTCGACCGACCCGGCGAGGCGCGGGCCGCGTATCGCCGCGCCCTGGAACTGGCGGCCTCGACCCCCGAGCGGCGGTTCCTGACCCGGCGCCTCGAAGATCTCTGA
- a CDS encoding DoxX family protein — MNVVLWVVQALLAAMFVASGLSKLVQSKEQLAGRYAWVDDFSAPTVRFIGVPEVAGGIGLVVPVLAPLAATGLAVLMALAAAVHVRRREPAGVGVTAVLLALTVFVAWGRFGPYGS, encoded by the coding sequence GTGAACGTCGTCCTGTGGGTGGTGCAGGCCCTCCTCGCGGCGATGTTCGTCGCGTCCGGCCTGTCGAAGCTCGTGCAGTCGAAAGAGCAGCTCGCCGGCCGGTATGCGTGGGTGGACGACTTCTCCGCACCCACCGTGCGGTTCATCGGCGTGCCGGAGGTGGCCGGCGGGATCGGCCTCGTCGTGCCGGTGCTGGCACCCCTGGCCGCGACCGGCCTGGCAGTGCTGATGGCGCTGGCGGCCGCCGTGCACGTCCGGCGTCGCGAACCGGCCGGCGTGGGCGTCACCGCCGTGCTGCTCGCGCTGACCGTGTTTGTCGCCTGGGGACGCTTCGGCCCCTACGGCTCGTGA